The proteins below come from a single Fodinicola acaciae genomic window:
- a CDS encoding RidA family protein codes for MHEMVNPPALGPAVGFSHATVAGRTVYLGGQTAQDSSGKIVGDDLVGQFDRALSNVVTALAAAGGKPEDIASMVIYTTDMAAYRGSLKALGRVYRSHLGRHYPAMALLGVSELFDPQAMVEIIATAVL; via the coding sequence ATGCACGAGATGGTGAATCCGCCGGCTCTCGGTCCGGCCGTGGGGTTTTCCCACGCGACGGTGGCAGGTCGTACGGTCTATCTCGGCGGCCAGACCGCGCAGGACTCGTCCGGCAAGATCGTCGGCGACGACCTCGTCGGCCAGTTCGACCGCGCGCTGTCCAATGTGGTCACCGCGTTGGCCGCCGCCGGCGGAAAACCGGAGGACATCGCATCGATGGTCATCTACACGACCGACATGGCGGCATACCGCGGATCGTTGAAAGCACTTGGCCGGGTCTACCGATCCCACCTGGGACGGCACTACCCGGCCATGGCTTTGCTCGGTGTCAGCGAGCTTTTCGACCCTCAGGCGATGGTCGAGATCATCGCCACCGCGGTGCTCTAG
- a CDS encoding enoyl-CoA hydratase family protein yields the protein MSPFRGSVGFTEEWKHFRLERADNVATLTFNRPDKLNALTFQAYADLRDLLAELPHRNDTRVLVLRGEGKGFCSGGDVDDIIGLTLRMGTDQLLSFTRMTGEVVRAMRECPIPIVAALHGMTAGAGAVLALASDFRIATPAARFAFLFTKVGLSGADMGAAYLLPRMVGVGRATQLLMLGDTVDATTAERYGLVTEVVPDGELSSRVGDLARRLADGPFQAYASTKAVLTRELDMSLSASLELDATTQALLMNGQDYREFHAAFTGKRPPRWQGR from the coding sequence ATGAGCCCGTTCCGCGGTTCGGTGGGATTCACCGAGGAATGGAAACATTTCCGGCTGGAGCGCGCCGACAACGTCGCCACGCTCACCTTCAACCGGCCGGACAAGCTCAACGCGTTGACCTTCCAGGCATATGCCGACCTGCGCGACCTGCTTGCCGAGCTGCCGCACCGAAACGACACGCGCGTGCTGGTTTTGCGTGGTGAGGGAAAGGGATTCTGCTCCGGCGGCGACGTCGACGACATCATCGGCCTGACGCTGCGGATGGGGACCGACCAGCTGCTGTCCTTCACCAGGATGACCGGCGAGGTCGTACGCGCGATGCGCGAGTGTCCGATCCCGATCGTGGCCGCCCTGCACGGCATGACCGCCGGAGCCGGCGCCGTGCTGGCACTGGCCTCGGACTTCCGGATCGCCACCCCAGCCGCCCGGTTTGCCTTCCTGTTCACCAAGGTCGGCCTGTCCGGCGCTGACATGGGGGCCGCGTATCTGCTGCCGCGGATGGTCGGCGTCGGCCGCGCGACACAGCTGCTGATGCTCGGCGACACCGTCGACGCGACGACCGCCGAGCGATATGGCCTGGTGACCGAGGTGGTGCCGGACGGTGAGTTGTCCAGCCGGGTCGGCGATCTGGCGCGCCGGCTGGCCGACGGACCGTTTCAGGCGTACGCGTCGACCAAGGCGGTGTTGACCCGCGAGCTGGACATGAGCCTGTCGGCTTCTCTGGAACTGGACGCGACGACCCAGGCGTTGCTGATGAACGGCCAGGACTATCGCGAGTTTCACGCGGCTTTCACCGGCAAACGGCCGCCGCGCTGGCAGGGCCGTTAG
- a CDS encoding SDR family NAD(P)-dependent oxidoreductase: protein MSVRVAVVTGGSGGIGRAVCRRLAASGYAVAAVSRAAAAYDDDRITGFHCDVTDPEQVAELAGKLDSVAVLVNNAGMADTARFEKTTVDSWDAQLRTNAMSALLVSQAFLPQMRAAGWGRIVAVASTASHVGARYTTAYTASKHAMLGVVRALAAEVAGSGITSNAVCPAFVRTPMTDRSIALIESRTGKDGEKALASASPLGRLIEPAEVAGAVAYFASEEAGCVNGQSLVLDGGGLQL from the coding sequence GTGAGCGTGCGCGTTGCGGTCGTCACCGGCGGTTCCGGCGGGATCGGGCGGGCGGTCTGCCGGCGGCTGGCCGCCTCCGGCTATGCCGTCGCGGCCGTCAGTCGCGCCGCGGCCGCGTACGACGACGACCGCATCACCGGCTTTCACTGCGATGTCACGGATCCGGAGCAGGTGGCCGAGCTGGCCGGAAAGCTCGACTCGGTGGCGGTGCTGGTCAACAACGCCGGCATGGCCGACACCGCGCGCTTCGAAAAGACCACTGTGGACAGTTGGGACGCGCAGCTGCGTACGAACGCCATGAGCGCTTTGTTGGTGTCACAGGCTTTCCTGCCGCAGATGCGCGCTGCTGGCTGGGGCCGGATCGTCGCGGTCGCCTCGACCGCGTCGCACGTCGGCGCGCGCTACACGACCGCTTACACGGCCTCGAAACACGCCATGCTCGGCGTCGTACGCGCGTTGGCCGCGGAGGTCGCCGGCAGCGGCATCACCAGCAACGCGGTGTGTCCGGCCTTCGTACGCACACCGATGACCGACCGGTCGATCGCGCTGATCGAGTCGCGCACTGGCAAAGACGGTGAAAAGGCACTGGCGTCGGCGTCGCCGTTGGGTCGGCTGATCGAGCCCGCCGAGGTCGCTGGCGCGGTAGCGTATTTCGCCAGTGAGGAGGCCGGCTGCGTGAACGGCCAGTCGCTCGTCCTGGACGGAGGAGGCCTGCAGCTATGA
- a CDS encoding phytoene desaturase family protein, producing MVSQTDAIVIGAGINGMIAAAELAKAGWSVALVDRGERIGGFIASGELTVPGYVHDTYSSWHPLFLTGGGYAALGADLHRHGLEYRNTDGAVTASVADDGRISIAYRDPERTAEDLTEPADRAEYLAMLQELEKQLPMVGGFLASEPISPGSLKSFAGLWRRSDREGLESVLRTTMSSGRAWARRRFAGQEVDHLYAPWLLHAGLSPDHAMGGLMEPLLAASLHGAGMPVAVGGAGNFLSAFEKLFDELGVRLHLGKAVDEIVVAAGKAIGVRLGEERLSASRAVLASVTPDALYTELMPAEKVKIAELEPLRKEAARFRYGRGAMQIHVALSAPPAWRDERLAKVPMVHFTDGSASTGIACAQAEAGLLPAAPTVVLGRQDVLDPSRVPKGAAALWIQLQEVPYAPVGDAAGELDTSAGWTDELAEAYARRVLERIGKHAPGLDELVLGKKIITPVDLAAANLNARHGDPYGGSCELDQMLFWRPLPSARAHRTPVENLWHIGASTHPGPGLGGGSGHLVATALTTPPPLKQIRDRIDNLRIARQ from the coding sequence ATGGTGAGCCAGACCGATGCGATCGTGATCGGCGCCGGCATCAACGGAATGATCGCCGCGGCCGAGCTGGCCAAGGCCGGCTGGTCGGTGGCGCTGGTCGACCGCGGTGAGCGGATCGGTGGTTTCATCGCCTCCGGCGAGCTGACCGTCCCCGGCTATGTGCACGACACGTATTCGTCGTGGCATCCGCTTTTCCTGACCGGCGGCGGATACGCGGCGCTCGGTGCGGACCTGCACCGGCACGGCCTGGAATATCGCAACACCGACGGCGCGGTGACGGCGAGCGTCGCCGACGACGGCCGGATCAGCATCGCCTATCGCGATCCTGAGCGTACGGCGGAAGACCTCACCGAGCCGGCCGACCGCGCGGAATATCTGGCGATGCTGCAGGAGCTGGAAAAGCAGCTGCCGATGGTCGGTGGATTCCTCGCCAGTGAGCCGATCTCGCCTGGCAGCCTGAAAAGCTTCGCCGGCCTGTGGCGCAGATCCGACCGCGAGGGCCTGGAGTCGGTGCTGCGTACGACCATGTCCAGCGGACGCGCGTGGGCTCGCCGGCGGTTCGCCGGCCAGGAGGTCGACCATCTTTACGCGCCATGGCTGCTGCACGCCGGCCTGTCGCCGGACCACGCGATGGGTGGCCTGATGGAGCCGCTGCTGGCGGCCAGCCTGCACGGCGCCGGCATGCCGGTCGCCGTCGGTGGCGCCGGCAACTTCCTCTCCGCCTTCGAAAAGTTGTTCGACGAGCTCGGCGTACGACTGCACCTCGGCAAGGCGGTCGACGAAATCGTTGTCGCCGCTGGAAAAGCCATCGGCGTGCGGCTCGGCGAGGAGCGGCTGTCGGCCAGCCGAGCGGTGCTGGCCTCGGTCACGCCTGACGCGCTCTACACCGAGCTGATGCCGGCGGAGAAAGTGAAAATCGCCGAGCTGGAGCCGCTACGGAAAGAGGCGGCGCGGTTTCGTTATGGCCGCGGCGCGATGCAGATCCACGTGGCGCTGTCGGCGCCGCCGGCCTGGCGGGACGAGCGGCTGGCGAAGGTGCCGATGGTGCATTTCACCGACGGCTCGGCGAGCACCGGGATCGCCTGCGCCCAGGCCGAAGCCGGCCTGCTGCCGGCCGCGCCGACCGTGGTGCTCGGCCGGCAGGACGTGCTGGATCCCTCGCGGGTGCCCAAAGGCGCGGCCGCGCTGTGGATCCAGCTGCAGGAGGTGCCGTACGCGCCGGTCGGCGACGCGGCCGGCGAGCTGGACACCTCCGCCGGCTGGACCGACGAGCTGGCCGAGGCCTACGCGCGAAGAGTGTTGGAGCGCATCGGAAAACACGCGCCGGGGCTGGACGAGCTGGTGCTCGGTAAGAAGATCATCACACCGGTCGATCTGGCCGCGGCCAACCTCAACGCGCGTCACGGCGATCCGTACGGCGGTTCCTGTGAGCTGGACCAGATGCTGTTCTGGCGGCCATTGCCGTCCGCTCGCGCGCATCGCACGCCGGTCGAGAACCTCTGGCACATCGGTGCGTCGACGCATCCCGGGCCTGGTCTTGGCGGCGGATCCGGACATCTGGTGGCCACCGCGCTGACCACTCCGCCGCCGTTGAAGCAGATCAGGGACCGGATCGACAACCTTCGTATAGCGCGTCAGTGA